From the genome of Agromyces intestinalis:
AGTACTCGCGGCAGTTCACGCAGCCGCTCAGCCAGCTCGGCTCGATGGCGAACCTGCTGCAGTCGGGCGTCGCGAGCGCCGAGCGCGTGTTCGAGCTGCTCGACGCCGACGAGGAGGTGCCCGACCCGGTGGAGCCCGAGCGGCCCGCTGCGGCGACGGGCCGCCTCGAATTCGAGGACGTCTCGTTCAGCTACGACCCCGAGAAGCCGTTGATCGAGCACCTGTCGCTGGTCGCCGAGCCCGGGCAGTCGATCGCGATCGTCGGGCCGACCGGCGCCGGCAAGACCACGCTCGTGAACCTCATCATGCGGTTCTACGAGCTCGACAGCGGGCGCATCACGCTCGACGGCGTCGACATCACCCACATGACGCGCGACGCGCTGCGCTCGCGGATGGGCATGGTGCTGCAGGACACCTGGCTGTTCGCGGGCTCGATCCGCGACAACATCCGCTACGGCCGGCCGGATGCCACGGACGAGGAGCTGCTCGCCGCGGCCCGCGCCACCTACGTGGACCGGTTCGTGCGCACCCTGCCCGACGGGTACGACACCGTGCTCGACGACGAGGCATCCAACCTCTCGGCCGGCGAGAAGCAGCTCATCACCATCGCGCGCGCGTTCCTCGCCGACCCGTCGGTGCTCATCCTCGACGAGGCGACCTCATCGGTCGACACCCGCACCGAACTGCTGCTGCAGCAGGCGATGACCGCGCTGCGCGCCGACCGCACGTCGTTCGTCATCGCGCATCGGCTCTCGACGATCCGCGACGCCGACCTGATCATCGTGATGGAGCACGGCACCATCGTCGAGCAGGGCACCCACGCCCAGCTGCTCGAGGCGGGCGGGGCGTACGCGCGCTTGTACGAGGCCCAGTTCGCCGCGCCGATCGACGACGACGAGGCGACGCCGGCGGTGCCGACCGGTCTCACGTCGCTGACGGGCGGGGCCAGCTAAGGCGCGGCGCGGCGCCCCGCGCGCCCCGCCGCGCCACGCGGGCACGGGAACACATTCGAGGATTGGGAGGACCTTCTGCGGAGAACGTCCTCCCTGCGGTCGAAAGTGTTCCCGTGGGGTGGTGGAGCTGGGCCGGTCGGGTGGTGCGTCGGAGCTGGGATGGTGGGGCGGTACTGAGACGCCGCCCGCCTACTGCCGCGGCGTCGTCAGCTCGGAGAAGAACACCGGGTCGCTCGCGAAGACGAGCATGCCGATGATCGTGACGACGATGAACGCGGCGACGCCGGCGATGAGCGGCACCCACCAGGCGATCAGGCCCGCGCGCATGCGGGCGCGCGACCAGAGCAGCGCGCCGACCCAGAGCGCGAGTTGCAGGGCGATGCCGATCGCGATGAGCGCGGGCACTGCGGGGCCGGGCGTGAAGGAGGTCGGCGCGTCCATGCCGAGCATCGCGGCCGACAGCTGGGCCGACCGTACGACGCTGTCGGGCAGGATCGCGAGCGAGAAGCTGTTGTAGATCACGCCGAGCACGCCGAACGCGAGCAGGGCGATGGTCCAGGCACGATCGGTGGGGTGTACGGCGCGCCCGGCGGCAGTAGGCGCCGCGGCCGCGGCCGCACCTGACACCGCGGGCGCCGCGGCAGCAGGAGCCGCTGCCTCGTGCCGGGTCTCCTCGGGCGGAGTCCATGTCCACCCGGGCGGCGCGTACTCGCCGAACTGCGGACGAGGCCGCTCGTCGACCGGCTCGGGCGCGGGCGGCGGCGTCGCACCGCCGGGCGCGGGAGTGTCTGGCGTGCGAGCGGCCTCGTCCTGTGACATCCGTGCCCCTACGCGGTGATCGACTGGCCGGCCGAACCGAGCTGGCGCGTCGACTCGCCCACGCGAACCGCCATCGCCGACTCGGCGACCTTGCCCCAGGCGCGGGGATCGTAGGCCTTCTTGTTGCCGACGCCGCCGTCGACCTTGAGCACGCCGTCGTAGTTGTCGAACATGTAGCCCGCGATCGAGCGCGTGAACGCGTACTGGGTGTCGGTGTCGATGTTCATCTTCACGACGCCGTTCGCGACCGCCTCGGCGATCTCGGCGTCGGTCGAGCCCGAGCCGCCGTGGAAGACGAGGTCGAGCGGCTTCGGGCCGGTGCCGTACTTCGCGGCCAGGCCGTCCTGGATCTCCTTCAGCAGCGCCGGGCGCAGCTTGACGTTGCCGGGCGCGTAGACGCCGTGCACGTTGCCGAACGTGAGGGCGGCCATGTAGCGGCCCTGCTCGCCGAGGCCGAGCGCCTCGACCGTCGAGATCGCGTCCTCGAGGGTCGTGTAGAGCGCCTCGTTCGAGCCCTCGTGCTTCACGCCGTCTTCTTCGCCGCCGACGACGCCGATCTCGACCTCGAGGATCGCGTGGATCGCCTTCATGCGCGGCAGGATCTCTTTCGCGATCTCGAGGTTCTCGGTGAGGGGAACTGCCGAGCCGTCCCACATGTGGGACTGGAAGATCGGGTTGCCGCCGGCCTTCACGGCCTCTTCGGATGCCTCGAGCAGCGGGAACACGAAGTCGGCCAGCGCCGGCTTCGGGCAGTGGTCGGTGTGCAGCGCGACCGTGATCGGGTACGACTTCGCCACCTCGTGGGCGAACTTCGCGAACGCGAGCGCACCGGTCGCGCGGGCCTTCACGGTGTGCCCGGCGAAGTAGTCGGCGCCGCCGGTCGTGACCTGGATGATGCCGTCGGAGCCGGCCTCGGTGAGGCCCTGCAGCACCGCGTTCAGCGTCTGCGAGCTCGAGACGTTGAACGCCGGGAACGCGAAGCCCTTCGCCTTCGCGGTGTCGAGCATCTCGGCGTACTGCTCGGGAGTGGCGATGGGCATGGAAGCTCCTTCTGGCATCGAGTGGGATTCGGCACGAGTCTACCGAGGTTGCGAGCGCGGCTCGGTTCCGCGGGCCGGGCGGGTTGAGGCGGGCGGCCCGGGTGGGGCGGGCCGCCGCGGCGGGCGGAGAACGGGCAGGCAGGGCAGGATGGAGCGGTGAGTGGTTCCGGCGGCGTGATGGATGACCCGGCGCTCGTCGAGGCGCTGCTGCGCGCGACCACGGCCGCGGCGGCCGCCACGCTGCCGCTGGTCGGATCGGGCGACGGGGACGCGGTCGACGGTGCGGCGGTCGCAGCGATGCGCTTCGCGTTGACGGATGCCCCGTGCGACGGCCGGGTCGTCATCGGCGAGGGCGAGAAGGACGAAGCGCCCATGCTGGCGCTGGGCGAGCGGTTCGGCACGGGGGAGGGGCCGGCGATCGACCTCGCGGTCGACCCGGTCGACGGCACGCGGCTCGCCGCAGCGGGCCGGCCCGGCGCGATGGCGGTCGCGTCGATCGCCCCGCGCGGGGCGTTCTGCGATCTCGGGCCTGCGCACTACCTCGAGAAGCTCGTGTCGTGGCATCCGGCCGCCGCCCTCGACCGACCGCTCAGCGAGCTGATCACGGCGATCGCCCGCGAGCGCGGCGTGCCCGCCGGCGCGGTGCGGGTCGCCGTGCAGGACCGCCCCCGCAACGCGGGCTACGCGGCGGCGGCGCGGGCGGCCGGCGCCGAGGTCGTGCCGTTCGAGCACGGCGACGTCGAACGCAGCCTGCGGGCGGCCCAGCGCGGCACCGATCTCGACGTGCTCGTCGGCATCGGGGGAGCGCCCGAGGGCGTGCTGGTGTCGGCGGCGGTGCGCGCCCTCGGCGGCGCCATGCAGGCCCGACCCGCGCCGCAGTCCGACGCCGAGCGGCGCCGGGTCCTCGACGCAGGTGTCGACCTCGATCGGGTGCTGACGCTCGACGGGCTGTGCAGCGGGCCTGCGTTGTGCGTGCTCTCGGCGGTCACCGAGGTCGACCCGGGCGGTGCGGTGCGCTTGACCGGTGCCGCGCGGGTGGACGAGGGCGTCGCCGTGGAGTCGTGGGTCGTGGCATCCGGTCATGCGATGTGGATCGACCGGAGGGTCGTGACCGACGGGTTCGCAGCATCCTGACCGGCCCCTTGCCCAGGCCGAAAGAACCGCGGATCTTTCACCGCCGTTCACCGTCAACCCCGGCGATTCCGAACACCCGCTCGTTAGGCTCGAAGCATCCGACCGATGGAGGAGCCCGCCGATGCGCACCGACCAGGCCGAGGAACCGGCCCCCCTGTTCCACCACCCCGACCGCAACCTCGCACTCGAACTCGTGCGCGCGACCGAGGCCGCGGCCATCAGGGCCGTGCCGTGGATCGGCAAGGGCGACAAGAACGCCGCCGACAAGGCCGCGGTCGACGCGATGCGCGCATTCCTCGCGACCGTCGACTTCGACGGGGTGATCGTCATCGGCGAGGGCGAGAAGGACGAAGCGCCGATGCTGTTCAACGGCGAACGCGTCGGGTCGGGCCGCGGGCCGTCGTGCGACATCGCCGTCGACCCCATCGACGGCACCTCGCTCACCGCCGCCGGGCGCTCGCACGCGCTGTCGGTGCTGGCCGTGAGCGACCGGGGCACCATGCTCGACGCGTCGAGCGTGTTCTACATGGACAAGATCGTGACCGGCCCCGAGGGCTACGGCGTCATCGACATCGAGCGGCCGATCGGCGACAACATCCGCGCGCTCGCTGCGGCGCTCGGCAAGGACGTCGACGAGATGCGGGTCGCGGTGCTCGACCGGCCGCGGCACGAGCAGCTCATCGCCGACATCCGCGCCGCCGGCGCCGGCACCCGGCTGATCCTCGACGGCGATGTCGCCGGCGGCATCAACGCGGCGCGCCGCGGCACCCGCATCGACATGTGCGTCGGTGTCGGCGGCAGCCCCGAGGGCATCACGACCGCGTGCGCGGTGAAGGCGCTCGGCGGGTTCATGCAGGGCCGACTCGCGCCGAAGGACGACGCCGAGCGCGAGCGCGGGCTCGCCGCCGGCCTCGACATCGACGCCGTGCTCTCCATCGAGGACATGGTGCGCGGCGACAACACGTTCTTCGTCGCGACCGGCGTCACCGACGGCGCACTCGTGAACGGGGTGAAACGCGAGGGGCCGATCATCCGCACCGAGTCGGTCGTGCTGCGCTCGAAGTCGGGCACCCTGCGGCGTATCGAGGCCGAGCACCTCGTCGAGAAGTGGCTCGATCCCGAATACCTCTGACCCGCGGCGTCGCTCGCATCGCTGCGCTCGCCGCTGAGCGCGCGTCGGAGGGTTCGGCGAAGATGAACGGATGACCCGCAGCGACAGCCTGCCGCGCGCCCTCCGGCCGTTCCGGCTCGGGCAGTACCGGCTGCTCGTCGGCGCGCTCGCCGCGTCGTTGCTGTCGGCGGGGGCCTGGCTCGTCGCCGCGGTGTGGCAGGTCGTCGAGCTCGGCGGCACCCCGGTCGACCTCTCGCTCGTGGCGGTCGGCTCGAGCCTCGGGCTGGTCATCGCCGTACTGTTCGGCGGGGTCGCCGCCGACCGCATCCCGCAGCGGCGCATCCTCATCGCCGTCGAGCTCGTGCGCGGTGTCACGTTCGCGGTTGCGGCGGTGCTCGCCGCGACCGGCGTCATCGAGGTGTGGCACCTCGCGGTGCTCTCGTTCGTGCTCGGCGTGGCCGACGGGTTCTTCTACCCCGCCTACTCGGCGTGGCTGCCGTCGATCCTGCCCGCCGAGCAGCTGCTGGCGGCGAACGGCATCGAGGGCGTGCTGCGGCCCGCGGTGATGCAGGCGGCGGGGCCCGCACTCGCGAGCGCGCTCATCGCCGTGCAGGGCCCGTGGCTCGCATTCGCGATCGTCGGCGCGCTGCAGGCGGCGGCCGTCACGGTGCTCGCCGCGATGCGCACGACGCCCGTGCGGCGCGACCCCGACGAGGTGGTCGTGCATCCGGTGCGCCAGACCTTCATCGACCTGCGCGACGGCTTCGCCTATCTCGCCTCGACGCGCTGGCTGCTCGCGACGCTCATCTTCTCGATCGTGCTCGTGCTCATCATCATGGGGCCGATCGAGGTGCTGCTGCCGTTCGCCGTCAAAGACCAGGCCGGCGGCGGCGCCGGGGCGTTCGCTCTCGCGCTCGCCGCGTTCGGGTTCGGCGGTGCGGTCGGCTCGCTCACTGCCGCGTCGATGCGCATCCCGCGCCGATACCTCACGCTCATGATCCTGGCGTGGGGGTTCGGCTGCCTGCCGCTCGCGCTCGTCGGGCTCACGTCGTGGCTCTGGGTGATGGTCGCCGCGCTGTTCGTGGTGGGTGTGCTGTTCGACTGGGCCCAGGTGCTCTGGGGCACGCTCCTGCAGCGGCGCGTGCCGCCCGCCATGCTCGGGCGGGTGTCGAGCCTCGACTTCTTCGTGTCGCTCGCGCTCATGCCGGTGTCGATGGCGATCGCCGGCCCGATCGGCGAGGCCGTCGGGCTGGCTCCCGCGTTCCTGTTCGCGGGGCTCGTGCCGCCGCTGCTCGCGCTCGCGACACTCGCGTTCGCGCGGCTCGGGCGCGACGAGCTCGCGCACCCGCTCGACGGGCGGACGGATGCCACGATCGTGACCGGCCCCGAGACCGCCGCCCGCTTCGAGCTGCCGGCCGACGAGCGCTCTCGGGGCGAGTGACCGTTCCGCGCGCGGCGCGCGGCAGTGCCGCCCCGCGCGGGCGGCACTGCCGCCGCCGAGTGTTTCCGTTTGCACGCGGTGTTTCCGTTCGGGTGGGAACGGTCGGTGCGAACGGAAACATTCGGCGGGAGGGCGTGCGAGCGGGGGGGGGGGGGGGGGGGGGGGAGGGAGGTCAGGGAGAGAGGGAGGTCAGGGCGGGCACTGATTCGGCACCGGCGGGGTCGGCGTAGACCCGAATCATGAAAGGCCAGACACTGAACGCGCCGTGGGCGTCGAGCAGCGGCGTCTACACCCACACCTGGACGTACCAGGTCACGCACCCCGGTCGCACGGTGGTCGAGGTCGCACTCACCTCGGTGAACAGCATCGACGATGACGACGGCACGTTCGCACGGTTCGGCGTCTCGCAGATCGTGAGCAGCAGCGGCGTCGAGAACTTCGGCGACGATGGCCCGCCGATCATCGCCCGCGACAAGGTCACGAGCGTCAGCGTGCGGATGTTCGTCATGAACTCGTACGCGCGTGGGCGAGTCTCGCGGAACTTCTGGTGAGAAGGGCAGAACGATGATCGATGAGACAGCGAGCAGCGAAGCCGTCGAGACTCGGCAGCAGCTGAGCGTGCTGTACGACCCCGAGACGGGGCGTGCGGTGCGCGGTCACACATTCGTCGGCATCGACGACGAGCTCTCGGCGCCCGACGGACGCGAGGCCCGCGAGCGCGTGCTGCGCGAGGAGATCGGCGTGCGCGAGGCGAAACGACTGCGATTCGCCGACGCCTCGTCGCGGCTGCGAATCGAGGCTCCGGCCGAACTCGTGGTGACGAACGAAGCCGTGGCCGCGCGGCCGCTGAAGTTCACCGGGCGCAGGGCCGACGCCGTAGGGCGACCTCGCTCGGCCGACTGAAACACCCGTCGGCGCAGAATCGGGCGATGGTGCTGACTCACCCGATCGGGCGGTGGTGTGCGGGTCGGGGTTGAATCAGGCGATCGGGTTGGCTCACGCGCGGGCGCTGGTTCAGGCGTCGGGGTGCTGGTTTGCGGTCGGCGTGGAAGGCGACCGTGCTACTCAGGCGTCGGCGCTGCGCCGGATGTCGGGGTCGATGTCGGCGACGAGGTGCTCGGTGCCGGGCAGCACGTCGAGTTCGAGCGCGGGGTCGGAGTCGAGCGACACCTCGTCGTCGGCTGGCTCCGCCACGTCGGCCGCGTCGATCTCGGCGTCGACCACCGATTCGAGCTCGGCGCGATCGGTCGACTCGGCCGCGATCGCGGTTGTGAACTCGTACGCAGTGAGCTCGCGCGGGCTCTCGTCGATGCCCTCGAGGGTGGCGAAGACCTTCGTCTCGTCGAGGGCGCTGAGCTTGCGCGCCGTGGGCAGCACCCGAGACTCGAGCGACCCGACGAACGCGTTGTAGTCCTTCACGGTGCGCTCGATCGTGCGACCGAGCTTCTCAAGCTGCCCCGCTGTCGTCGACAGGCGCGAATACAGCTCGCGACTGAGGTCGAAGAGGGTCTTCGCCTCGTTCGTGAGCACGTCTTGCTGCCACGAGAACGCGACCGTCTTCAGCACCGACCACAGCGTGACCGGCGACGCGAGGGCGACACGCTTCGAGAACGCGAACTCGAGCAGGGCCGGATCGGCCTCGAGCGCGCTCGAGATGAGCGACTCGCTCGGGATGAACGCGATCACCATCTCGGGGGAGGCGCCCAGCCCCTCCCAGTAGGTCTTCGAGCCGAGCGCGGTGATGTGGTCGCGCACCGCCCTCACGTGGCCCTTCATGAGGCTCTCGCGCTGCGCGCCCTCGGTGCCCGTCGCAGTCGGCGGGATCTGGCTCGCCTCGAGGTACGCGTTGAACGGCACCTTCGCGTCGACGGCGATGTGCTTGCCACCGGGCAGGTGGATGACCATGTCGGGCCGGCCGGCACCCGAGTCGGTCGTGATCGAGCGCTGCGTATCGAAGTCGACCCGCTCGATGAGCCCGGCCGCCTCGACGACGCTGCGCAGCTGCGTCTCACCCCAGACTCCGCGCGTGCTGTTCGAACGCAGGGCCGAGGCGAGGGTCTCAGCCGTCGAGCGCAGCCGCTCTTCGTTCTCGGCGGCGATCTTGAGCTGCTGGCTCAGCTCGCCATGCTGCAGGTGGCGCTGCTGCTCGAGCTGCGTGACCTTCGCCTGCATGTCGGAGATCGTCTGCTTCACCGGGGCGAGTGCCTGCAACACCTTGCTCTCGGCGAGTTCGCGCTGTTCGCGCGCGGCCTGATCGGCACGCTGCCGCTCGACCAGCTCGCGGTACTGCTGCTGTGCGGCGAGCACCTGCTCGCGCAGCCCGACGGCCGTCGCCTCGACCGCTGACAGCTCGGCTCGCAGCTCGCCCTGCACCCGCTGCTCGTCGGCCCGGGCCCGCGCCAGGGCCGCCTGCGCCTCGGCGCGCACCTCGAGCAGCTCGCGCTCGTGACGGGCCGCGACCAGCGCGGGGTCTTCGCCGGGCGCGCCCGCCCCGGCGTCGGCACGACGAGCACCGACGAACCACGCGGTGAGCGCACCGAGCGCACCGCCCACGACGAGGCCGATGATCAGCAGCAGGATCTCCATACGACGAGTGTCGCAAGACCCGCCGACATCGGACGGCTGGCTGACGGGCGGGTCGGGTGCTCCTCGACCAGCGGAGGGTGGGGCGCTACTCGACCAGCGGATCGGCGGCGGAAGCCGCTACTGCGGGCGTGGCCGGTACCACCGCCCGTCCGAGCGCGCCGGGCCGCACACCGGTCGCCTGAGCGAGAGCGGCCAGGTCGTCGACGCCGTGCCGGCCGGCCGCGTGCACCACGATCGCCGCGCACGCCTCGGCGTCGGCCACCGCGTTGTGGTGCGCGAAGTCGTCGAACCCGGCCGCCCACGCCGCGATCGGCAGCCGGTACGAATCGAGGCGGTAGGTGCGGCGCGCGACGCTGAGGCTGCACAGGTACCGGTGGCTCGGCACCTCGAGCGACCAGGCCTCGCTGATCGCCGCGAGCACCCGGGTGTCGAAGCCGGCGTTGTGCGCGACGAGCCAGTCGGCCTCGGCGAACGCGGCGAAGTCGGCCGCGCGCGCGTCCCAGCCGGGGGCGCCGGCGACCATGTCGGGGGTGATGCCGTGGATGCGCACGTTCCACTCGTTGAACTCGTCGTGCGGGAACGGGGGCCGCAGCAGCCAGTGCGCCCGGTCTACCACGCGCCCGTCGCGCACCTTCACGAGCCCGATCGAACACGCCGAGGCACTGGATCCGTTGGCGGTCTCGAAGTCGATCGCGGTGAAGTCCACTGGCACGGCGGCATCCTCCCACGCACCGCCGACGCCGCCCGCCCGCCGCGCCCGCAGCCGACGGATCCGCGGTTGACGGATCTGCGCCGCGGGCGTGGAATGGGCGCATGAGCGACGGCCTCGTGAACGACCCCGCCGACCCCGTGACCGTCGCGAGCGCGCGCAGTTTCGGCCACGCGGCATCCGTCTACCATGCCGCCCGGCCGGGATATCCGCGCGAAGCCGTGGAATGGCTGGTGGGCGACGCGGCCCGCATCCTCGACCTGGGCGCAGGGACGGGCAAACTCACGCAAGCGCTCGTCGCGCTCGACCGCGAGGTGATCGCGGTCGATCCCGTGGCCGAGATGCTCGAGGAGCTCGAGGTGGCGGTGCCGGGAGTGCCGCGCATTCTCGGCACGGCCGAGGACATCCCCGTCGAGGACGCCTCGGTCGACGCGGTCGTCGCGGGGCAGGCGTGGCACTGGTTCATCCCCGAGCGGGCGATCCCCGAGATCGCGCGGGTGCTGAAGCCCGGCGGCACCCTCGGCCTGGTCTGGAACAGTCGCGACACGAGCGTCGACTGGTTGCGCGAGGCGGGCGAGATCATGCACGAGCGCCACGACGCGAGCGCCACGTTCGAGAGCTATGTGAAGGTGGGTGCGCCCTTCGGCCCGGTGGAGGAGCACACGGTCGATTGGTCGGCGCGGATGTCTCGCAGCGCATTCCTCGACCTGGTCAGGTCGCGCTCGTACTTCATCACGGCGGATGCCGCGGAGCAGGCCGCCACGATCGCCGCCCTCGAGACGCTGCTCGACACGCACCCCGACCTGGCGGGCGCATCCGAGCTCGAGGTGCCGTACCGCACACGCTGCTTCCGCGCCCGGCTCGCCGGCTGAGGCAGCCGCACCCGGCGCCGTGGCGCCGCCCCGGTCGCCTCGATCACCGCCGCCGCGACTCGACCTCGAGCAGGTCGGCGGTCGCCCGCAGGATCGAGACGATCGCCGCGGTACGCACCTGCTCGGGCGTCTCCGCGGTGCGTTCGAAGTCGGGGTCGGCGTCGTCACCGGCGGAGCCGTGCCCGATCGGCCCGCCGAGCACCGGCGCGAACAGCACGCGATCGGCCGCGAGGTCGTCGGCGGTGAGCTTCGGGTCCTGCACGCGATTCGGCCCGAGCGCATCGATCACCGCCGAGACGAACGAACGGTTCGTGTATCGTGCGCCGCGGCCCAGGACCTCGAGCGCGGCGCGGGTGAACACGCCCTGCCCGCGGCTCTCCCACGCGACCTGGTCGTCGGCGCAGGCGGCGATGAGCACCTCGCGGCGCTGGATCGCGGTGCGTCCGAGCACCGACTTCGGCGCCCGCCCCGGTTCGGAGTCGACGACGCGGGAGTGGGCCTCGACCTGCCATGGGTGCTCGGTCGGGGCGCCGTTCAGCCGGCGGAACGTGTCCTGCTCGGTCGGCGTCAGGGCCGCGAGCCGCGGACGCAGGCCGTCGCGCCGCGCCGGCGGCTGATCGCCGATGCGCCGCGACGCGGTGCCCGAATGGCAGCAGTCGAACACCAGCGTGACCGCCGCGCCCTCGGGGATCAGGTCCCAGACGGCGGCCAACTCGTCATCGAGGATCACCCGGCTCGAACGGAAGTCGACGGGGCACAGCGCCTCGTCGGCGCGATCCTCGTCGTCGCCGTCGAGATCGGGCACGAAGGTGCCGTGCCCCGCGTACTGGATCACGAGGCTGTCGCCGGGCCGCGCCGACGACACCAGCGCGATGATCTCGCTGACCATCGCATCCCGCGTCGCATCGCCGTCGTGCAGGTCGCGCACCGTGAAGCCCGCCGCGTCGAGTGCCGCGCCCCACGCCCTCGAGTCGGCGACGGCGCCGGCGAGCTCGTCGCCCTCGGGGTACCGATCGATGCCGATGCACAGAGCGAGTCGCTGGGCGGGGCGGTGCTCGGCGGCGGTGCTGGCGGTGCCGGTTGCATCCTCGGCTTGCGCGAGCGGCGCCTCGTCGGCCGAACGCCCGGCGGCGTCCGCGGGTGCGCCCGCGGGTTGCCGTGCGGCTCGCTTCGGGAACGGTGTGACCGAGTCGAGCATCGCGATCCGCATCGCGACGCTGCGCATGGTGTCGGCGTCATCGTCGAACCCGCCGTGCGTGGTCGCGTTGCTGCGGCTGCGCGGGTCGCCGCCAGTAGGGCTCAGCACGAGCCGCTCGTCACCGCCGTCGAGGTACGCGCGGGTGCGGGCGCTCGCGATGAGGTGCTGGTGGATGCCCAGGATCGCCGCGCCGCGCTCGGGTTCGAACGACCCCGAGACCAGGTACAGCAGCGACTTGCGGTACGCGGCGAGGCAGCTGTCGTCGAGCTCCTTCTCGTCGGTCATGGTGAAGATCGAGAGCTCGCCGATGCGGCGCTGCTCGGCGTGAGGCAGCAGCAGCTTCTCGAACGTGTCGATGCGCACCGCTGGTGCCAGGAACGTCACCGAGGCGAACTCGGGCACCCCCGCCTCGAGCGCGGCGGGCACGAAGTGCGAGTGGAAGATCGAGCCGGCACTGTGCCCGACCGCGTGCAGCGAGATCGCCGAGCCGTTGGCCTTCATGAACTCGGCGAGCGCCCGGGCGAGCACTTGGCCGCCGCCTCCGTCGACGACGGCTGCCGCGGCATCCAGCTTCATGTCCTCCCAGACCGCTCGCCCGCCGAGGGCCCGCAGCGCGACCTCGATGACACCGTCGGTGACGTCCGTCCAGCCGCGCCTCCCACCGGGGCGGTACCGTTCCCATGCGTCGGCGATGGCGGTGAGCGCGCCCGTCTCCCAGACGATCTCGATCGGGAAGACGCCGTTCTCGAGCCACCAGTCGACCTGCTGGTCGGCGACGTCGAAGCCGTCGTCCTTCGCCACCAGTCCGCCGTGCGCGTACACGACGACCGGCACCGGCCCCGCGCCCTGCTGCGCGTCGACGAAGTCGGTGAGGTGCTTCGTGACGATCCGCTCGATGTCGGCGGCCGTCGTCTCGAACTCGGCGACGGTCTTGGGGCGGGCGACCGACGTCGCCGCCGGGCGTCCGTCGGGGATCACCACGACGTGCTCGCGCAGCTTCGCGAGCCGGGCCGGAGTGGGTCGGCGGTCGCCGCGTGCGGCGGATGGTGCGGCGGCGGACGGTGCGGACGGTGCCGGTGCGGCGGACGCGGTCATGGCGGGCTCCTCGGGATCGGTGGCGGTATCGGTACGGGGCGGTGCGTACGGGTGCTGGGTCTCGATGGAGATCGGTCATTCGCGCGCGGGCACGAGTCGGGCGCGCGGGTCGGCGAAGACTGCGAACGCGAGCGCACTGACGTCGCCGACGCGTCGGGCCGCCTGCCTCGCCTCGAGGGTCGCCTCGCCGATGGTCAGCTCGCGGGCGAGCGCGGCGTCGTAGAACGTGGTCACGAACCGTGCGGCGACGTCATCTCGCACGGCCCACCCGCAGCCGATGAACGCCGCGACCCCGCCGCGCAGGAACGCTTCGGCGAACCCGCCGAGACCCGTCGGGCCCGATTGCAGGCGGCCGACGTCGCAGGCGCTGAGGAACACGAAAGACGCCGGCGTCACGCCCTCGAGGGCGCGCTCCTCGGGGAAGTCGGCGCGCGCGTCGGCGTCGCTGTAGGTGGATGCCTCGTCGTCGGCGCTCGACGGAAACGCGGCGAGCAGCAGCTGCTGGGCGGTCGGCTCGTCGGCGCGCCAGCGACCGTGCCCGGCGAAGTGGAGCAGGTCGACGCCGTCGCGCAGTTCGGAGCTGATCGCGGCGGGC
Proteins encoded in this window:
- the glpX gene encoding class II fructose-bisphosphatase, which produces MRTDQAEEPAPLFHHPDRNLALELVRATEAAAIRAVPWIGKGDKNAADKAAVDAMRAFLATVDFDGVIVIGEGEKDEAPMLFNGERVGSGRGPSCDIAVDPIDGTSLTAAGRSHALSVLAVSDRGTMLDASSVFYMDKIVTGPEGYGVIDIERPIGDNIRALAAALGKDVDEMRVAVLDRPRHEQLIADIRAAGAGTRLILDGDVAGGINAARRGTRIDMCVGVGGSPEGITTACAVKALGGFMQGRLAPKDDAERERGLAAGLDIDAVLSIEDMVRGDNTFFVATGVTDGALVNGVKREGPIIRTESVVLRSKSGTLRRIEAEHLVEKWLDPEYL
- the rmuC gene encoding DNA recombination protein RmuC, translated to MEILLLIIGLVVGGALGALTAWFVGARRADAGAGAPGEDPALVAARHERELLEVRAEAQAALARARADEQRVQGELRAELSAVEATAVGLREQVLAAQQQYRELVERQRADQAAREQRELAESKVLQALAPVKQTISDMQAKVTQLEQQRHLQHGELSQQLKIAAENEERLRSTAETLASALRSNSTRGVWGETQLRSVVEAAGLIERVDFDTQRSITTDSGAGRPDMVIHLPGGKHIAVDAKVPFNAYLEASQIPPTATGTEGAQRESLMKGHVRAVRDHITALGSKTYWEGLGASPEMVIAFIPSESLISSALEADPALLEFAFSKRVALASPVTLWSVLKTVAFSWQQDVLTNEAKTLFDLSRELYSRLSTTAGQLEKLGRTIERTVKDYNAFVGSLESRVLPTARKLSALDETKVFATLEGIDESPRELTAYEFTTAIAAESTDRAELESVVDAEIDAADVAEPADDEVSLDSDPALELDVLPGTEHLVADIDPDIRRSADA
- a CDS encoding fructose-bisphosphatase class II — its product is MSGSGGVMDDPALVEALLRATTAAAAATLPLVGSGDGDAVDGAAVAAMRFALTDAPCDGRVVIGEGEKDEAPMLALGERFGTGEGPAIDLAVDPVDGTRLAAAGRPGAMAVASIAPRGAFCDLGPAHYLEKLVSWHPAAALDRPLSELITAIARERGVPAGAVRVAVQDRPRNAGYAAAARAAGAEVVPFEHGDVERSLRAAQRGTDLDVLVGIGGAPEGVLVSAAVRALGGAMQARPAPQSDAERRRVLDAGVDLDRVLTLDGLCSGPALCVLSAVTEVDPGGAVRLTGAARVDEGVAVESWVVASGHAMWIDRRVVTDGFAAS
- the fbaA gene encoding class II fructose-bisphosphate aldolase; translated protein: MPIATPEQYAEMLDTAKAKGFAFPAFNVSSSQTLNAVLQGLTEAGSDGIIQVTTGGADYFAGHTVKARATGALAFAKFAHEVAKSYPITVALHTDHCPKPALADFVFPLLEASEEAVKAGGNPIFQSHMWDGSAVPLTENLEIAKEILPRMKAIHAILEVEIGVVGGEEDGVKHEGSNEALYTTLEDAISTVEALGLGEQGRYMAALTFGNVHGVYAPGNVKLRPALLKEIQDGLAAKYGTGPKPLDLVFHGGSGSTDAEIAEAVANGVVKMNIDTDTQYAFTRSIAGYMFDNYDGVLKVDGGVGNKKAYDPRAWGKVAESAMAVRVGESTRQLGSAGQSITA
- a CDS encoding MFS transporter; this encodes MTRSDSLPRALRPFRLGQYRLLVGALAASLLSAGAWLVAAVWQVVELGGTPVDLSLVAVGSSLGLVIAVLFGGVAADRIPQRRILIAVELVRGVTFAVAAVLAATGVIEVWHLAVLSFVLGVADGFFYPAYSAWLPSILPAEQLLAANGIEGVLRPAVMQAAGPALASALIAVQGPWLAFAIVGALQAAAVTVLAAMRTTPVRRDPDEVVVHPVRQTFIDLRDGFAYLASTRWLLATLIFSIVLVLIIMGPIEVLLPFAVKDQAGGGAGAFALALAAFGFGGAVGSLTAASMRIPRRYLTLMILAWGFGCLPLALVGLTSWLWVMVAALFVVGVLFDWAQVLWGTLLQRRVPPAMLGRVSSLDFFVSLALMPVSMAIAGPIGEAVGLAPAFLFAGLVPPLLALATLAFARLGRDELAHPLDGRTDATIVTGPETAARFELPADERSRGE
- a CDS encoding DUF6264 family protein, translated to MSQDEAARTPDTPAPGGATPPPAPEPVDERPRPQFGEYAPPGWTWTPPEETRHEAAAPAAAAPAVSGAAAAAAPTAAGRAVHPTDRAWTIALLAFGVLGVIYNSFSLAILPDSVVRSAQLSAAMLGMDAPTSFTPGPAVPALIAIGIALQLALWVGALLWSRARMRAGLIAWWVPLIAGVAAFIVVTIIGMLVFASDPVFFSELTTPRQ